A stretch of DNA from Parabacteroides pacaensis:
TTTGAGTTCGAGATAGGATTTGATGTCCCGCCCGTACGTTATCTCCGTTTTTCCGTAGAAGAAACCTGGAGTGGAACCAGCTTTGCCCATCCTGCCGAATTTACGTTTTACGGACAATATGAGTAACCATAGAGAACATTTATAAAATAAGCATACAATGAGAAAGATCAAATATTATATGGGGATAGTTCTTCTGTCCGTTTGCGTGGTATCCTGTGAAGATGTGATGGATATCCATAAAGAATTTATAAAAGGCGGAGAAATTATGTATGCTCCGAACCTGGATTCTCTGGCTGTTTATTCCGGGAAGAACCGGATAAAACTTACCTGTTGGTTGTATAATGCTACTTTTGTGGAAACTTTGCATGTGTATTGGAATAACGGGCAAGATTCTTTAATTTCACTCGTTTCTTTAAAAGCCGGTATGGATAGCGTGGATGTCTGGATTCCCGGCCTGAAAGAAAATGCATATACTTTTGAGGTTTTTACTAAAGATAAGGAAGGAGTAGAATCATTGAAGACAACCGGATTCGGAAGTGCTTACGGGGATATGTTTCAAAGTAATCTTTCACCCCGCACCATAAAATCACATGCGCTGATAAATGAAAGCGGTGAAATAATATGGAATTCACCGGATGAAAAGTTATATTGCACGGAAGTAAAATATACGCGAAAGGATGGAATGCCCGCTATTATCCGCACTTTCCCGGAAGATATAAAAACGGAATGTGAAGAGATAGATAATGCCGAAGGCTATACTTTCCGTTCTTTATTTTTGCCGGAGCCGACAGCCATAGATACGTTTTATACGGATTGGTCGGATAAAACAACTTTTCCATCCGTTATAGACCGGACAGATTGGGAAATTATCTTTACCACTACCGAAGTAGCCGGGTCTTATCCGGCCTCCGCCCTGTTAGATGGAGATATGAATACGTTCTGGCATTCCGATTGGAATGTACAGCCTCCTTTTCCTTACCTTATTGTTATAGATATGAAACGGAATATAGAAGTAAATACGGTAGATATTTACCGGAGATTGGGAAATACGGATGCCAAATCGTTTAAAGTATATGTAAGTAAAGACAATGCAAATTGGACGGAAGGGGGA
This window harbors:
- a CDS encoding DUF4998 domain-containing protein, with amino-acid sequence MRKIKYYMGIVLLSVCVVSCEDVMDIHKEFIKGGEIMYAPNLDSLAVYSGKNRIKLTCWLYNATFVETLHVYWNNGQDSLISLVSLKAGMDSVDVWIPGLKENAYTFEVFTKDKEGVESLKTTGFGSAYGDMFQSNLSPRTIKSHALINESGEIIWNSPDEKLYCTEVKYTRKDGMPAIIRTFPEDIKTECEEIDNAEGYTFRSLFLPEPTAIDTFYTDWSDKTTFPSVIDRTDWEIIFTTTEVAGSYPASALLDGDMNTFWHSDWNVQPPFPYLIVIDMKRNIEVNTVDIYRRLGNTDAKSFKVYVSKDNANWTEGGTYTFNGPELLCSLENALEGRYLKLEFFESNKDDRSVSIAEMYVIGSIK